The proteins below come from a single Nocardiopsis gilva YIM 90087 genomic window:
- a CDS encoding type IV toxin-antitoxin system AbiEi family antitoxin has protein sequence MLIIPQGAVIGGSAAATLHGADYRRRGEQITVVVPRDTPMHPREYVKVTHAELSRDDTSLIRGVAVTSPLRTAFDLARLAKQGGDGTLREPVAALNAMLHVGVEPHDDREILFSPDAFRCYVGQERLFRWAGVRQAAAVAEFAEPLIQSPEESRLMMDLVGAGLPKPVAQYPLATPGGRRANAYLDLAYPELGIGIEYDGECHADRRESDVERRHRIEEQGFQLFVLTKSTRGELLPKVVRAVRARSRARGVYVSDICPRQALAVQMKAASQLRQERERRGTDSNTPRPGRRLSFPR, from the coding sequence ATGCTGATCATCCCGCAGGGGGCGGTGATCGGAGGGTCGGCAGCCGCAACCCTTCATGGCGCCGACTACCGGCGCAGGGGAGAACAGATCACGGTTGTCGTCCCCAGGGATACCCCCATGCATCCACGCGAGTACGTGAAGGTAACGCACGCTGAACTGAGTCGGGACGACACGTCGCTCATCCGAGGAGTCGCGGTCACGTCACCTCTGCGTACCGCCTTCGACTTGGCCCGGCTGGCGAAACAGGGAGGTGATGGGACTCTGCGCGAGCCTGTTGCCGCCCTCAACGCGATGCTGCATGTGGGAGTGGAGCCGCACGACGACCGGGAGATCCTGTTCAGCCCGGACGCCTTCCGCTGTTATGTGGGGCAGGAACGGCTGTTCAGATGGGCTGGGGTACGGCAGGCGGCGGCGGTCGCGGAGTTCGCCGAGCCACTCATTCAGTCGCCCGAGGAGTCCCGGCTGATGATGGACCTGGTGGGCGCGGGGCTACCGAAGCCGGTCGCACAGTACCCGCTCGCCACACCCGGCGGGCGCCGCGCCAACGCCTATCTCGACCTCGCCTACCCGGAGCTGGGGATCGGCATCGAGTACGACGGGGAGTGCCACGCGGACCGGCGAGAGTCCGATGTGGAGCGTCGACACCGCATCGAGGAGCAGGGATTCCAATTGTTCGTACTCACCAAGAGCACGCGCGGGGAGCTGCTCCCGAAGGTCGTGCGGGCAGTACGCGCGCGGTCGAGGGCGCGAGGTGTGTACGTCTCCGACATATGCCCTCGTCAGGCCCTCGCCGTTCAGATGAAGGCCGCCTCACAGCTGCGGCAAGAACGCGAGCGGCGCGGTACCGACAGCAACACCCCGCGGCCCGGCCGCCGCCTCTCCTTTCCTCGTTGA